In Lolium rigidum isolate FL_2022 chromosome 7, APGP_CSIRO_Lrig_0.1, whole genome shotgun sequence, the DNA window ACGTGGTCATCGTTTCCGCTCGCGCGAGAAGGAGCACGGTGGACGCACACGATGTGGTGGGCAGCGCGCCGGAGGAACATGGATGGCCGCGCGCGGGAAGAGCAGGGCAGCGCGCCGGATGATGAGAAGAAGGCAGGGAGAGGGTCTGCAGCTCCGCGAGGCGACGTGGGACGGATGAGGTTAGgtgagaggaagaagatggaaaGGGAGGAGGAGTATTTTGCGGGACGGGCCTTTTTGCAAATATTTTCATAGAGCAGGAACCTACCGGACCTGACATGGTGGTCCGCTACTGCCACGTCGAGCGATACAACATCTCACTCGCACGGGTGACCGTATATAAGCACACAACGCGTCTTTGATGACCGTAATTTGGTATTCTATGTGTACGATGACTAAAGTGATCCCCACCAATAAGTTTGAGTACCTACCATGCATTTTACTCCCAAGACTTGCCACTGCCAGGTGAAAATTCCCGCCCCACCTCGCTAGGCCAGGCATGGAGCTCGATTCACCTCCGCCACAACAGGCACCGCCGCtcgccgacctcgccgccgccatccgcCTGGCTGCCGAGGCTGCGGCAGCGCTCTCCgccccatcctcctcctccgccgcagcgGCTGCAGCGGCCACCCTCCGCGACGCGCACGCCGCCATCGGCAGCTTCCTCTCCCGCCTCGACGCGCCCGCCGCTCTCCCATCGGACAACGATCAGCCTATGGCGGATGGCAGCGAGCCGGGCGGGCCCGTGATTGGGGAGGTGGAGGACCGGCTCCGGGAGTGCGCCCTGCAGGGGGGCAAGCGGCGGAAG includes these proteins:
- the LOC124670769 gene encoding uncharacterized protein LOC124670769 translates to MELDSPPPQQAPPLADLAAAIRLAAEAAAALSAPSSSSAAAAAAATLRDAHAAIGSFLSRLDAPAALPSDNDQPMADGSEPGGPVIGEVEDRLRECALQGGKRRKRPVPPSWPLGRRSSGVCVGPEATESVLDVEGRRGAAMDLLLQFHA